A portion of the Desulfovibrio intestinalis genome contains these proteins:
- a CDS encoding TRAP transporter substrate-binding protein, whose product MQRRDFLRTAGIGATMAVAATAGVMKASEAHSAPAPIKWRMQTYAGSALAEHVIKPQIDAFNKAANGEMVIELYTSDQLVPTSELFRAVQNGTIDAAQCDEDSMSSPADVAIFGAYFPFATRYSLDVPALFENWGLNDIWRQAYGEIDGVEWLGAGSWDPCNFSTTKPIKSLADLKGKRVFSFPTGGKFMSQFGVVPVTLPWEDIQVALQTGELDGVCWSGITEVYTSGWADQCKYYLTNNICGAWIGSYFANSKKWAALPEHLKTLFKLTCDSSHYYRQHWYWWGEAHYRATGGKMELTSIPDAEWNQVEAAAHKFWDETAKRSARCAQVVDILKKYNAEMQAAGRPYRY is encoded by the coding sequence ATGCAGCGTAGGGATTTTTTGAGAACGGCAGGCATCGGGGCAACAATGGCTGTAGCCGCTACAGCTGGCGTTATGAAGGCTTCGGAAGCCCACTCGGCCCCTGCTCCCATTAAATGGCGCATGCAGACCTATGCTGGCTCCGCCCTTGCGGAACACGTTATCAAGCCGCAGATAGACGCCTTCAACAAAGCCGCCAACGGCGAAATGGTTATCGAACTGTACACGTCTGACCAGCTCGTGCCCACCAGCGAATTGTTCCGCGCGGTACAAAACGGCACCATCGACGCTGCCCAGTGCGATGAAGACTCAATGTCTTCCCCGGCCGACGTGGCCATATTCGGCGCGTATTTTCCCTTTGCCACCCGCTACTCGCTGGACGTCCCCGCCCTGTTTGAAAACTGGGGCCTCAACGACATCTGGCGGCAGGCCTATGGCGAAATAGACGGCGTTGAATGGCTTGGCGCTGGCTCATGGGACCCCTGCAACTTTTCCACCACCAAGCCCATCAAAAGCCTGGCCGACCTCAAGGGCAAGCGTGTGTTCTCCTTTCCTACTGGCGGCAAGTTCATGAGCCAGTTCGGCGTTGTTCCCGTTACCCTGCCCTGGGAAGACATTCAGGTTGCCCTGCAAACGGGCGAACTGGACGGCGTGTGCTGGTCGGGCATTACCGAAGTTTACACCTCCGGCTGGGCAGACCAGTGCAAATACTACCTCACCAACAACATCTGCGGCGCATGGATTGGCTCGTACTTTGCCAACAGCAAAAAATGGGCTGCGTTGCCCGAACACCTCAAGACGCTTTTCAAGCTTACCTGCGACAGCTCGCACTACTATCGCCAGCACTGGTACTGGTGGGGTGAGGCCCACTACCGCGCCACTGGCGGCAAGATGGAGCTGACCTCCATTCCCGATGCGGAATGGAACCAGGTAGAAGCAGCGGCCCACAAATTCTGGGACGAAACCGCAAAAAGAAGTGCCCGGTGCGCCCAGGTCGTAGACATTCTTAAAAAATACAATGCTGAAATGCAGGCGGCTGGCCGTCCCTACCGGTATTAA
- a CDS encoding TRAP transporter large permease, producing MLDFTLTLSHESTALLLFASMGLLMLTGQRVFAAIGFVGAVAGALLWGTGGSQMAFNASITLMKWFPMISLPLFIYMGYILSESGIANDLYRMFHVWMGGLPGGLALGTVGLMVAVSAMNGLSVAGLAIGASIAMPEMLKRGYDKRMVSGIIQAGSTIGLMMPPSVVLVLYGMIARQPVSTLWLAGIGPALLLALMLTIYIVIRCKLNPALAPALSKEELASISPAEKRRLLWAGLLPLVIIFSVTGSFLSGMASLVESSAVGALVATLAAWAKRRLTKKVMKVALLQTLSVSCMFMWIIMAALCFSSVFDGLGAVHAIKTLFLDGWHLSPWGVLIIMQISFLLLGMFLDDTAMLIIVAPLYIPLVKSLGFDPIWYGVLYTITCQVAYMTPPLGYNLFLMKAMAPKDVTLQDIYSSIIPVVSLLLLSLVLVMVFPNIAMFLPNILK from the coding sequence ATGCTAGACTTCACGCTTACGCTTTCGCACGAAAGCACAGCCCTTCTTCTGTTTGCCTCTATGGGCCTGCTCATGCTCACAGGGCAGCGTGTTTTTGCGGCTATTGGCTTTGTGGGCGCCGTGGCCGGCGCATTGCTGTGGGGCACCGGCGGCTCGCAAATGGCTTTTAACGCCAGCATCACCCTGATGAAATGGTTCCCGATGATTTCACTGCCCCTGTTCATCTACATGGGCTATATCTTGTCAGAATCCGGCATTGCCAACGATCTTTACCGCATGTTCCACGTGTGGATGGGCGGTCTGCCCGGTGGCCTTGCCCTTGGCACGGTGGGCCTGATGGTGGCCGTTTCGGCCATGAACGGCCTTAGTGTGGCGGGCCTTGCCATCGGCGCAAGCATCGCCATGCCAGAAATGCTCAAACGCGGGTATGACAAGCGTATGGTCTCGGGCATTATTCAGGCTGGCAGTACCATTGGTCTCATGATGCCGCCCAGTGTGGTTCTGGTACTGTACGGCATGATAGCCCGCCAGCCTGTCAGCACGCTGTGGCTGGCGGGCATCGGCCCCGCATTGCTGCTGGCCCTGATGCTCACGATCTATATTGTTATCCGTTGCAAGCTCAATCCCGCGTTGGCCCCGGCCCTTTCCAAAGAAGAACTGGCCAGCATCAGCCCCGCCGAAAAGCGTCGTCTGCTGTGGGCTGGTCTGCTGCCGCTGGTTATCATTTTTTCCGTAACCGGTTCTTTTTTGTCCGGCATGGCAAGCCTTGTGGAAAGCTCCGCAGTGGGTGCGCTTGTGGCCACGCTGGCGGCCTGGGCCAAGCGCCGCCTCACCAAGAAAGTCATGAAGGTCGCCCTGCTGCAAACCCTGAGCGTGAGCTGCATGTTCATGTGGATTATTATGGCGGCCCTGTGCTTCAGCTCTGTTTTTGACGGCCTGGGCGCAGTGCATGCCATCAAGACGCTCTTTCTGGACGGCTGGCACCTCAGCCCCTGGGGCGTGCTGATTATCATGCAGATTTCCTTTCTGCTGCTGGGCATGTTTCTGGACGATACAGCCATGCTCATTATTGTGGCTCCCCTGTACATCCCTCTGGTCAAATCGCTGGGCTTCGACCCCATCTGGTACGGCGTGCTGTACACCATTACCTGCCAGGTCGCCTATATGACGCCGCCGCTTGGGTACAACCTGTTTCTGATGAAAGCTATGGCCCCCAAAGATGTAACCTTGCAGGACATTTACTCATCCATCATCCCGGTAGTGTCCCTGCTGCTCCTGAGTCTGGTGCTTGTTATGGTATTCCCCAACATAGCTATGTTCCTGCCCAACATTCTCAAGTGA
- a CDS encoding TRAP transporter small permease subunit, with protein sequence MPGFIKLYIRYVDAVNRLLGRVVLYFVFIMMAILLYSAFSRYFLDSPVIWGVEMAQFCMVAYYILGGGFALLLNSHVRLDVFYARWSWRKQAKADVYTSIFLVGYLGFLLYGCLSSTWYSIEFNQHNNTAWAPPLAPIKIIMAVGISLTLLQSISEFFKALARSRGLIIEENVPERLLIDAEITPDASADSPLSPVQASAVKDSPKC encoded by the coding sequence ATGCCTGGCTTCATCAAGCTCTATATTCGCTATGTGGATGCCGTTAACCGCCTTCTGGGGCGCGTTGTACTGTATTTTGTGTTCATCATGATGGCGATTTTGCTGTACTCGGCATTTTCGCGGTATTTTCTTGATTCGCCCGTTATCTGGGGCGTGGAAATGGCCCAGTTTTGCATGGTGGCCTACTACATTCTTGGTGGCGGCTTTGCCCTTTTGCTCAACTCGCACGTGCGGCTGGACGTATTTTATGCCCGCTGGTCCTGGCGCAAGCAGGCCAAGGCCGACGTGTACACCTCCATCTTTCTCGTGGGCTACCTGGGCTTTCTTTTGTACGGCTGCTTGTCCAGCACCTGGTACTCCATTGAATTCAACCAGCACAACAATACTGCCTGGGCTCCCCCCCTGGCGCCCATCAAGATCATCATGGCCGTGGGGATAAGTCTGACCCTGTTGCAGTCAATTTCTGAGTTTTTTAAGGCACTGGCGCGCTCCAGAGGCCTGATCATCGAAGAGAACGTTCCCGAAAGGCTGCTGATTGACGCTGAAATCACGCCAGACGCCTCTGCCGACTCCCCCCTCTCCCCGGTGCAAGCCAGCGCCGTAAAGGATTCACCCAAATGCTAG